One Williamwhitmania sp. DNA window includes the following coding sequences:
- a CDS encoding helix-turn-helix transcriptional regulator, with amino-acid sequence MKKKADNNLISFASHLDEQYGVRGAEERERFEEGFEAFKLGVILQELRKERGLTQEQLAAKCGTTKNYISRIENNSSDIRLSTLMRIINEGLGGHLRLSVDLK; translated from the coding sequence ATGAAAAAGAAAGCAGATAATAACCTTATCTCGTTTGCCAGCCATCTTGATGAGCAATATGGGGTGAGAGGCGCCGAGGAGCGAGAAAGGTTTGAGGAAGGGTTTGAGGCGTTTAAACTTGGCGTTATTCTACAAGAATTGCGAAAGGAGAGAGGATTGACCCAAGAGCAACTTGCTGCAAAGTGTGGGACAACAAAGAACTACATCTCCAGAATCGAGAATAATTCTTCAGATATTAGGCTTTCAACCCTGATGCGAATCATTAATGAAGGACTTGGTGGACATCTGCGCTTAAGCGTTGATTTGAAATAG
- a CDS encoding type II toxin-antitoxin system RelE/ParE family toxin, with protein MDEGFIRHIFYYKNYYLDFFNLLKPEVKNKFNWTLKLIATLERVPSKFFKHMEGTTGIYEIRVEVGSDIYRVFSFFDKGKLVILVNGFQKKTQRTPKNEIELAEKLKKQYFDEKESR; from the coding sequence ATGGATGAGGGATTCATAAGGCATATATTCTACTACAAGAACTATTACTTGGACTTCTTCAACCTGCTTAAACCGGAGGTTAAGAACAAGTTCAACTGGACGTTGAAGTTGATTGCTACCCTAGAAAGAGTTCCTTCAAAGTTTTTCAAACACATGGAAGGAACCACCGGAATTTATGAAATCCGAGTTGAGGTTGGGAGTGACATCTATAGAGTTTTTAGCTTTTTCGACAAAGGAAAGTTGGTGATTTTAGTAAATGGCTTCCAGAAGAAAACTCAACGGACTCCAAAAAATGAAATTGAATTGGCAGAGAAACTAAAAAAACAATACTTCGATGAAAAAGAAAGCAGATAA
- a CDS encoding YqiA/YcfP family alpha/beta fold hydrolase gives MKTLWIHGMNASPNEEKIATMKSHGLEVDALHLDYGKEPRSFEILRDHIIKNSIEFLVGSSYGGFLAFWLSEELGLPCLIINPALSMRLQQITRPNLTGLRSKLCLVALGNDDDKIDPKRTQQFMEQDRRDSKTIVVKIWEGEGHNFSPKAFTEIIKWGLEELQKFKEANH, from the coding sequence ATGAAAACCCTTTGGATACATGGAATGAACGCTTCACCCAATGAAGAGAAAATTGCTACCATGAAGTCACATGGTTTAGAGGTGGACGCGCTGCACCTGGACTATGGTAAAGAGCCGAGAAGCTTTGAAATATTGAGAGACCATATCATAAAAAATTCTATTGAGTTCTTGGTTGGCTCCTCGTATGGTGGATTTCTCGCCTTTTGGCTTAGCGAGGAGCTGGGATTGCCATGCTTGATTATAAACCCGGCACTTTCCATGAGATTACAGCAAATAACTAGGCCAAATTTAACCGGATTAAGGAGTAAACTTTGCCTAGTAGCCTTAGGAAACGACGATGATAAGATAGACCCCAAAAGAACCCAGCAGTTTATGGAGCAGGATAGGCGGGACAGCAAAACCATAGTTGTAAAGATTTGGGAGGGGGAAGGTCATAATTTTAGCCCAAAAGCCTTCACTGAAATTATAAAGTGGGGGCTAGAGGAGTTGCAAAAGTTTAAGGAGGCGAACCATTAG
- a CDS encoding BRO family protein: protein MTKETAIKLFNEKQIRTLWDDDQEKWFFSIVDVVGVLTESPNPRKYWSVLKTRLKAEGSQLATNCSQLKMLSADGKYYKTDVADTEQLFRLIQSIPSPKAEPFKMWLAQVGRERIDEIEDPEIGLDRLMETYLRKGYSKEWINQRLKSIEIRKELTDEWENRGVKKGQEFAILTDEITKAWSGLTTKQYKGHKDLKKENLRDHMTNLELVLNMLAEASTTEISKEKEPKTFHENKVVAKQGGNVAKAARLQLEKTTGKKVVTKLNARDLDNPMLKDKADDE, encoded by the coding sequence ATGACTAAAGAAACTGCAATAAAGCTATTCAACGAGAAGCAAATACGCACTCTTTGGGATGATGATCAAGAAAAGTGGTTTTTTTCAATCGTTGATGTAGTTGGTGTGTTGACTGAAAGCCCTAACCCACGTAAATACTGGAGCGTCTTAAAAACAAGACTTAAGGCTGAGGGAAGTCAGTTGGCTACAAATTGTAGTCAACTGAAAATGCTTTCTGCTGACGGAAAGTACTACAAAACAGATGTAGCCGATACAGAGCAACTATTTCGCCTTATTCAAAGTATTCCTTCCCCCAAGGCTGAACCTTTTAAGATGTGGCTAGCGCAAGTTGGTAGAGAGCGGATTGATGAAATTGAAGATCCGGAAATTGGGTTAGACCGTTTGATGGAAACTTACCTTCGCAAAGGGTATAGCAAAGAGTGGATTAACCAACGACTCAAAAGTATCGAAATTCGAAAGGAACTTACCGATGAGTGGGAAAATAGAGGTGTTAAAAAAGGGCAAGAGTTTGCAATTCTAACCGACGAAATCACAAAGGCATGGAGTGGGCTTACAACAAAACAGTATAAGGGCCATAAAGACCTGAAAAAAGAGAATCTCCGTGACCACATGACCAACCTAGAGTTGGTATTGAACATGCTAGCCGAAGCCTCTACCACCGAAATATCGAAGGAAAAAGAACCTAAAACTTTTCACGAAAACAAGGTGGTAGCTAAACAAGGTGGAAATGTTGCAAAAGCAGCACGTTTGCAGCTTGAGAAAACAACAGGAAAAAAGGTTGTGACAAAGTTAAATGCCAGGGACCTTGATAATCCTATGCTGAAAGACAAAGCTGATGATGAGTAA
- a CDS encoding type I restriction enzyme HsdR N-terminal domain-containing protein — translation MSCTKDLAIKIDGKVRFIIEVKAAGLDLKDDHIRQAVDYGSNAGVDWIILTNGNSWKVFKIIFGKPVSHETVYEFDFSQLNLKKENDLELLYYVCKESLGKSVLEDYHLQKQTFSKFFIGQLIVSEPVIDSIRKIMKRLYPEVKVTNQEISELIENEVLKREVIEGEKADEAKKKVNKAFKALLKETTQKTDNTK, via the coding sequence TTGTCATGTACTAAGGATTTAGCCATTAAAATTGACGGAAAAGTTCGATTTATAATTGAAGTTAAAGCAGCGGGCTTGGACTTGAAAGATGACCATATTAGACAAGCCGTTGATTACGGTTCAAACGCAGGAGTTGATTGGATTATACTTACAAATGGGAATAGTTGGAAAGTTTTTAAAATTATTTTTGGAAAGCCTGTAAGTCATGAAACAGTTTATGAATTTGATTTCTCACAATTGAATTTAAAGAAAGAAAACGACCTTGAGCTTTTATATTATGTTTGTAAAGAAAGTCTAGGTAAATCAGTGCTTGAAGATTATCATTTACAAAAACAAACATTTAGTAAATTCTTTATTGGACAATTGATAGTCTCTGAACCTGTTATTGACTCGATTAGAAAAATAATGAAAAGACTATATCCCGAAGTTAAAGTAACAAACCAAGAAATATCTGAATTAATTGAAAATGAAGTATTAAAAAGAGAGGTCATTGAGGGAGAAAAAGCTGATGAAGCTAAAAAGAAAGTAAATAAAGCATTTAAAGCCTTATTGAAAGAAACTACTCAAAAGACAGATAATACTAAATAA
- a CDS encoding IS4 family transposase, giving the protein MARVKFFVLMISALCKVQTVGFEKLATAFDHRASTSSSLRRIQRFMAGYLLDTDVIAKLIFRLLPHQPPYRLTMDRTSWKFGQQDINVLVLAVVYHGVAFPLMFSMLPKCGNSNTGERVALVERFTRLFGAASLDCLTADREFVGEKWTRYLNEHRIRYYIRIRENFWVFQPHSGRRVKASWLFADLPLNGCRVHHRIVYLNNQLCYLSASKVKDKEGKPELQVVIAFNKPEDALAIYRERWQIETAFRALKTSGFNIEDTHLAEIERIEKLFALVMVAFTWAYRVGIYLHQHIKPIKVKKHGKLAKSIFKYGLTYIATVLLNSYYQDDIGIFKFLSCT; this is encoded by the coding sequence TTGGCCCGCGTAAAGTTCTTTGTTTTAATGATCAGCGCGCTATGCAAGGTCCAAACGGTTGGGTTTGAGAAGCTGGCTACCGCCTTTGACCACCGGGCCAGCACCAGCTCATCCCTGCGCAGAATTCAGCGGTTTATGGCTGGCTACCTGCTGGATACGGACGTGATCGCCAAGCTGATATTCAGGCTCTTGCCGCACCAGCCCCCCTACCGGCTGACCATGGACCGGACCAGCTGGAAGTTTGGCCAGCAGGACATCAACGTGCTGGTGCTGGCGGTGGTCTACCACGGGGTGGCCTTCCCCTTGATGTTCAGCATGCTGCCCAAGTGCGGCAACTCCAACACCGGCGAGCGCGTTGCGCTGGTGGAGCGGTTTACCCGGCTGTTTGGTGCGGCTTCGCTGGATTGCCTGACCGCCGACCGCGAGTTTGTGGGGGAAAAATGGACCCGCTACCTGAACGAGCACCGGATTCGGTACTACATCCGTATCCGGGAAAACTTCTGGGTTTTCCAGCCCCATAGCGGCAGGCGGGTGAAGGCCAGCTGGCTGTTTGCCGATTTGCCCCTGAACGGGTGCCGGGTGCACCACCGCATTGTTTACCTGAACAACCAGCTGTGCTACCTCTCCGCTTCCAAGGTAAAGGATAAGGAGGGAAAGCCGGAGCTGCAGGTTGTTATCGCCTTCAACAAGCCGGAGGATGCGCTGGCAATTTACAGGGAGCGCTGGCAGATTGAAACGGCCTTCAGGGCGCTGAAAACAAGCGGATTCAACATTGAAGATACCCACTTGGCCGAGATTGAAAGGATTGAAAAGCTGTTTGCGCTGGTGATGGTAGCTTTTACCTGGGCCTACCGGGTAGGCATTTACCTGCATCAGCACATCAAACCCATCAAGGTCAAGAAGCACGGGAAGCTGGCCAAAAGCATTTTTAAGTATGGCCTAACCTACATCGCAACCGTGCTGCTAAACTCTTATTATCAAGACGATATCGGAATATTTAAATTTTTGTCATGTACTTAG
- the arr gene encoding NAD(+)--rifampin ADP-ribosyltransferase — MTIKKSTSENRSNEPSPTPFSQTYFHGTNADLRIGDLIETGFISNYGQKKKAKYIYHTATLDAAIWGTELALGEGRERIYLVEPTGPIENDPNLTDKKFPGNPTKSYRSEHPFRVVGELASWQGHTSEQVNAMKNGQARLKEQGIEAIED, encoded by the coding sequence ACAGATCGAATGAACCTAGTCCAACCCCTTTTTCTCAGACATACTTCCACGGTACAAATGCTGATCTAAGGATTGGCGACCTTATTGAAACAGGTTTTATTTCAAACTATGGACAAAAGAAAAAGGCTAAATATATCTACCACACGGCAACGCTGGATGCTGCTATTTGGGGCACCGAACTTGCTCTGGGTGAAGGACGTGAAAGAATATATTTAGTGGAGCCAACGGGTCCAATTGAGAATGATCCCAATTTAACTGACAAAAAATTCCCCGGAAATCCAACAAAGTCTTACCGTTCAGAACATCCGTTTAGGGTTGTTGGTGAGCTTGCCAGCTGGCAAGGACACACATCGGAACAAGTCAACGCAATGAAGAATGGACAGGCAAGACTTAAGGAGCAGGGCATTGAGGCAATAGAGGATTGA